One genomic region from Tigriopus californicus strain San Diego chromosome 4, Tcal_SD_v2.1, whole genome shotgun sequence encodes:
- the LOC131879164 gene encoding phenazine biosynthesis-like domain-containing protein — protein sequence MASIKTFPIFIVDAFSTQAFAGNPAAVCLLEGPITDEVKQKIAAEMNLSETAFVWPLDESPKTFAGSKRFSLQWFTPTTEVPLCGHATLATSAVLFFVQGNNNQTLEFETKFSGLLKATRSFKTESIEMQLPLNPPNRSVSKNDEKAVWQVVQEVLKGQSKWTQEDVKEVKLSPVTKKLLIRLSDRICQTDLEALERPDGITSIDTGDRVRGVIVTVKSPEKYDFLSRYFAPWVGIPEDPVTGSAHTVLAPYWAGELGKKDFFARQCSKRGGEVTLRVEDDFLRISGNATIVLKGAITF from the exons ATGGCGTCAATCAAGACATTTCCTATTTTCATTGTGGACGCATTTTCAACCCAAGCATTTG CCGGAAATCCGGCAGCCGTATGTCTACTTGAGGGCCCCATTACGGATGAGGTGAAGCAGAAGATTGCAGCCGAAATGAATCTTTCGGAGACGGCGTTCGTTTGGCCTTTGGATGAATCCCCGAAAACCTTTGCAGGTTCAAAGAGATTTTCACTTCAGTGGTTCACACCAACAACGGAAGTGCCTCTTTGTGGACACGCAACCTTGGCAACCTCTGCGGTCTTATTTTTTGTCCAAGGAAACAATAACCAG ACATTGGAGTTCGAGACCAAGTTCAGTGGCCTCTTGAAAGCCACAAGGAGTTTTAAAACTGAGTCGATTGAGATGCAGTTGCCACTCAATCCTCCCAATCGGTCAGTGTCTAAGAATGATGAGAAGGCTGTTTGGCAAGTGGTCCAAGAAGTCCTCAAAGGACAATCCAAGTGGACTCAGGAAGATGTAAAGGAGGTCAAATTGTCACCTGTCACCAAGAAGCTACTTATCCGCTTGTCCGACCGCATTTGTCAAACGGATCTCGAGGCCCTGGAAAGGCCCGATGGCATTACCAGCATCGACACAGGAGACCGGGTGCGAGGTGTGATTGTGACCGTTAAAAGCCCCGAGAAATATGACTTCTTGTCAAGGTACTTTGCCCCCTGGGTGGGGATTCCAGAGGATCCTGTCACAGGATCGGCTCACACGGTCTTGGCCCCCTATTGGGCAGGAGAGTTGGGGAAAAAAGATTTCTTCGCCCGTCAGTGTTCCAAACGTGGAGGGGAAGTCACTTTGCGCGTGGAGGATGACTTCCTGCGAATAAGTGGCAACGCTACCATTGTCTTGAAGGGAGCCATTACCTTTTGA
- the LOC131879165 gene encoding phenazine biosynthesis-like domain-containing protein, whose product MKIPVLIVDAFANKPFVGNPAAVCPLNEDNISDEVLQKIGAEMNLSETAFISPIKESEQSQSDFSTNSHFKIRWFSPTMEIPLCGHATLASAKVLISKFGNTNEVITFQTKTSGSLQVRQDHSNGKLLLVLPNNPPDVSIEESDLGMMALIKTCIGGLKYLEAKLSPYANNCLVIRLEDSWTQSEFEAIQVDPNSLLSVDTQGRVEGIIMTCKAPDTSELDFYSRYFGPWMGVPEDPVTGSAHAVLGPYWQAILKKDRMKARQCSKRGGETGIVMAPDTTTLIAEACLVMDGHLII is encoded by the exons ATGAAGATTCCTGTGTTAATTGTGGACGCTTTTGCCAACAAACCTTTCG TCGGAAATCCAGCAGCTGTTTGCCCATTAAATGAGGACAATATCAGCGACGAAGTCCTACAAAAAATTGGAGCAGAGATGAATCTGTCAGAAACAGCTTTTATTTCACCAATCAAAGAATCTGAGCAAAGCCAATCAGATTTCAGTACCAACTCCCACTTCAAGATTCGTTGGTTTTCGCCCACAATGGAAATTCCGCTCTGTGGACACGCTACTTTGGCCTCGGCCAAGGTGCTCATTTCTAAATTTGGAAACACCAACGAG GTGATCACGTTTCAAACGAAAACCTCCGGAAGCCTTCAAGTGCGTCAAGATCACTCTAATGGCAAACTTCTGCTCGTTTTACCTAATAATCCACCGGACGTGAGCATTGAGGAATCAGATTTGGGAATGATGGCCTTGATAAAGACTTGCATAGGAGGTCTAAAGTATTTAGAGGCGAAATTATCTCCCTATGCCAACAACTGTCTAGTGATTCGTCTGGAAGACTCTTGGACTCAAAGCGAATTCGAAGCGATTCAAGTGGACCCCAACAGCCTTCTATCCGTCGATACTCAAGGCCGAGTAGAGGGCATCATTATGACCTGCAAGGCTCCTGATACAAGCGAGTTGGACTTTTACAGCCGATATTTCGGCCCTTGGATGGGCGTGCCAGAGGATCCTGTCACTGGATCTGCTCATGCCGTTTTAGGCCCATATTGGCAGGCCATCTTGAAAAAGGATCGAATGAAGGCCAGGCAATGCTCCAAACGAGGCGGAGAGACGGGAATTGTGATGGCTCCAGACACCACAACGCTCATTGCTGAAGCATGTTTGGTCATGGATGGGCATCTCATTATCTAG
- the LOC131879163 gene encoding uncharacterized protein LOC131879163, translating into MMQRQQTRSDPEGKCGFCRGNDTCFLLKEGENFENYLRRNQVRAIAPDRCRLAWHGLLCLLTSLSMGFTFYMSSEKSKYFIFLTNWGQILAFITYALQFYLTFTYRGQRKSSFLNKRMKTLWFFLNSNAAVSHLVALFYWFFIVPNLPNQTHPTEFALGASPEDDYLTGFQIGQIWLDRLLGHGLIPFLVWVDLLLFSTRPWRYRQCWTPVLFGMSWVLFSYIYYLLGGTGYLKHVHPGDEKAVANGGHHFIYEMVNWEEPQTLGVVLIIGALVGVSHLILCSAAWAVNKCLRSPMDENASQNNDGLENEEMNLMIDGKRPIIIV; encoded by the exons ATGATGCAACGACAACAAACCCGTAGTGATCCGGAGGGAAAGTGCGGATTCTGCCGAGGAAACGACACTTGTTTCTTATTAAAAGAGGGTGAAAACTTCGAGAATTATCTGCGGAGG AATCAAGTGAGGGCTATTGCTCCGGATCGCTGCCGTCTGGCTTGGCATGGCCTACTCTGTCTATTAACTAGCCTTTCCATGGGATTTACTTTTTACATGAGCTCGGAAAAGAGCAAATACTTCATATTCTTGACCAACTGGGGACAAATCCTGGCCTTCATCACCTATGCACTTCAGTTCTACTTGACGTTCACTTACCGGGGTCAACGCAAATCGAGCTTCCTCAACAAACGGATGAAAACGCTCTGGTTCTTTCTCAATAGCAACGCGGCTGTCAGTCATCTTGTGGCATTATTCTATTGGTTTTTCATCGTGCCCAATTTACCCAATCAAACCCACCCGACCGAATTTGCCTTGGGAGCTTCTCCGGAAGACGATTATTTGACTGGCTTTCAAATCGGACAGATATGGCTGGACCGTCTTCTAGGCCACGGTTTGATCCCGTTTCTGGTTTGGGTGGACCTTTTGCTCTTTTCCACCCGACCTTGGCGCTACCGCCAGTGTTGGACACCAGTGTTATTTGGAATGTCATGGGTCCTATTTTCCTACATATACTACTTGTTGGGAGGAACTGGTTACCTCAAACACGTTCATCCCGGAGACGAAAAGGCAGTGGCTAATGGAGGACACCACTTTATCTACGAGATGGTCAATTGGGAGGAACCTCAAACGCTGGGCGTGGTCTTGATAATTGGTGCTCTGGTGGGGGTTTCCCACCTTATTCTGTGTTCTGCGGCTTGGGCAGTGAATAAGTGTCTCCGTTCACCTATGGACGAAAACGCATCTCAAAATAATGACGGGTTGGAGAATGAGGAGATGAATCTTATGATTGACGGCAAGCGTCCAATAATCATTGTGTAA
- the LOC131879160 gene encoding compound eye opsin BCRH2-like (The sequence of the model RefSeq protein was modified relative to this genomic sequence to represent the inferred CDS: added 51 bases not found in genome assembly) has translation MGFSEASQDMGTVSGLYLDDEYYLHYPKGMKMTDGIPADVMQVIDPQWSQLAPANPLIPHFFGIMFFFLWIVSFMGNSCVIFIFLKVKSLRTPTNMFVINLALSDLIMMTTMGPPVTINVFMQRYWAWGAFGCKLYGFLGAVCGVVSILSMVVIGYDRYNVIVKGFNGVKITSGKALAILLAIWGYSIGISLPPLLDVWGGYSTEGMLFTCSYDYLNQDWNHKSYVLFGFFFCYLIPMTMIFFFYSSIVKAVWAHEHTLREQAKKMNVESLRSNTNQNAETAEVRIAKVAVTNVSLWAGIWSPYAFVVLMAVIGSKGSITPLVSQIPAFCAKTASCFNPIIYAMSHPKYREALTRELPCLGIEEHVDYDAGTTKETVKSEKA, from the exons ATGGGATTCTCCGAGGCCAGTCAAGATATGGGCACCGTCTCCGGTCTTTACCTGGATGATGAGTACTACCTTCACTACCCCAAGGGTATGAAGATGACCGATGGCATCCCCGCTGATGTCATGCAGGTCATCGACCCTCAATGGAGCCAATTAGCTCCAGCCAATCCCTTGATTCCCCATTTCTTTGGGATCATGTTCTTCTTCCTTTGGATTGTCTCCTTCATGGGCAACAGTTGCGtgatcttcatcttcttgaaggtcAAGTCCCTCCGGACACCG ACTAACATGTTCGTGATCAACTTGGCCTTGTCCGATCTGATCATGATGACAACCATGGGACCACCCGTGACCATCAACGTGTTTATGCAGAGATATTGGGCTTGGGGAGCATTCGGATGCAAGCTCTACGGCTTCCTCGGAGCCGTGTGCGGCGTCGTGTCCATCCTCTCCATGGTGGTTATTGGTTATGACCGATACAATGTGATTGTCAAGGGATTCAATGGAGTCAAGATCACCAGCGGCAAGGCCTTGGCCATTCTTTTGGCCATCTGGGGCTACTCCATTGGCatctctctccctcctctttTGGACGTGTGGGGTGGATACTCCACTGAGGGCATGCTCTTCACTTGCTCTTATGACTACTTGAACCAGGATTGGAACCACAAGAGCTACGTTCTCTTTGGTTTCTTCTTCTGCTACCTGATCCCAATGACcatgatcttcttcttctacagCAGCATTGTCAAGGCTGTTTGGGCTCATGAGCA CACCAACCAAAATGCCGAAACCGCCGAGGTGCGCATTGCCAAGGTGGCTGTGACCAACGTGTCTTTGTGGGCTGGAATCTGGAGTCCCTATGCTTTCGTGGTCCTGATGGCCGTGATTGGCAGCAAGGGATCCATCACTCCTCTCGTGTCTCAGATCCCCGCTTTCTGCGCCAAGACCGCTTCGTGCTTCAACCCCATCATCTACGCCATGAGCCATCCTAAGTACCGTGAGGCCCTCACCCGAGAGTTGCCCTGCTTGGGTATCGAAGAGCACGTGGACTATGATGCCGGAACCACCAAGGAGACCGTCAAGTCTGAGAAAGCTTAA